A window of Mytilus edulis chromosome 10, xbMytEdul2.2, whole genome shotgun sequence contains these coding sequences:
- the LOC139492224 gene encoding transmembrane protein 216-like, whose protein sequence is MATAGQQPKPKGRIQLIRSSLPYQVLLYLNGWYFGFFFICEILIFIFKGETLPYAENVLPAEVILVFLLAAIEALRIFFAQKGNLTERIVGVLVSILLSIPAVLGALYLILWQTYVLRVDVILASIQVVLIGLELIFGIISMITFARATPY, encoded by the exons ATGGCTACCGCGGGACAACAACCAAAACCAAAAG GCAGAATACAGTTAATT AGATCTTCACTACCCTACCAAGTTTTACTATATTTGAATGGATGGTACTTTGGATTCTTTTTCATTTGTGAAATactcattttcatatttaaag GAGAAACATTACCTTATGCTGAAAATGTGTTGCCTGCTGAAGTCATACTGGTTTTCCTCCTAGCAGCAATTGAAGCCCTCAGAATTTTTTTTG CTCAAAAAGGTAACCTAACAGAAAGAATAGTTGGTGTATTAGTGTCTATATTACTGAGTATACCTGCTGTGCTTGGAGCTTTATATTTAATACTATGGCAGACCTATGTCTTGAGAGTTGATGTAATATTAGCTTCAATCCAGGTGGTGTTGATTGGACTGGAACTCATCTTTGGAATTATATCTATGATTACATTTGCAag agcTACGCCATATTAA